The following proteins come from a genomic window of Gottfriedia acidiceleris:
- a CDS encoding ABC transporter ATP-binding protein translates to MNILEANKIHKSYGNKFNKQEVLSGININIEKGEFVSIMGPSGSGKTTLLNVLSSIDKINSGTIAIEGKDITDMREKQLAEFRKYYLGFIFQEYNLLDTLTVKENILLPLSITKTSPSEANQKFDVIAKELGIYELKDKYPNEISGGQKQRTSAARAFIHEPSIIFADEPTGALDSKSASDLLNKLSELNEKRNATIVMVTHDPVAASFCNRVVFIKDGQIYSQLHKGDETRQNFFKDIMKTQGVLGGVHHEH, encoded by the coding sequence TTGAATATTTTAGAAGCAAATAAAATTCATAAAAGTTACGGAAATAAATTTAATAAACAAGAAGTGTTAAGTGGCATTAATATAAACATTGAAAAAGGTGAATTCGTTAGTATCATGGGTCCATCTGGATCTGGTAAAACAACTTTACTAAACGTACTTTCCTCGATTGATAAGATTAATAGTGGAACGATTGCAATTGAAGGTAAGGATATAACGGATATGAGAGAAAAACAATTAGCAGAATTTCGTAAATACTATTTAGGCTTTATTTTCCAAGAATATAACTTACTAGACACATTAACTGTAAAAGAAAATATACTTCTACCTTTATCAATAACAAAAACATCACCGAGTGAAGCTAATCAAAAGTTTGATGTAATTGCTAAAGAGCTAGGTATTTATGAATTAAAAGATAAGTATCCTAACGAAATCTCCGGGGGACAAAAACAGCGTACTTCGGCTGCTAGAGCATTTATTCATGAACCTAGTATTATTTTCGCAGATGAACCTACAGGCGCACTGGATTCAAAATCTGCTTCAGATTTATTAAATAAACTAAGTGAACTAAATGAGAAAAGAAATGCAACAATTGTAATGGTTACACATGACCCAGTAGCAGCAAGCTTTTGCAATCGTGTTGTCTTTATTAAAGATGGACAAATCTATTCACAACTACACAAAGGCGATGAAACAAGACAGAATTTCTTTAAAGATATCATGAAAACCCAAGGTGTATTAGGTGGTGTTCACCATGAGCATTAA
- a CDS encoding FtsX-like permease family protein has translation MSINHLIFRNLKKNLKNYYLYVFALIFSAALYFSFVTLQYDPSMEATKGSIKGAAAIRSASILLVAIVSIFLLYANMIFIKRRSKEIGLFQLIGMTKNRIFGILTVENCMLYFSSLVLGILVGFSISRLIIMILYKIVGVKAIATLHFSSQALVQTLIVFIVIYAFIMLMNYVFIKRQTILSLFRVVSSTEGKLKKMSIFEISIGILGILLIISGYFLSSKLFDGDFTTMTELFSVMIYILASVIIGTYLVYKSSVRFILNIVRKKKNGYLNINDVLSLSSIMFRMKSNALLLTIITTVSALAIGLLSLSYISYYSAEKTAESHVPANFFLNNKKDLQSFTTGLNENGIKYTEKHTEVIQVNANIKNILDTELKGMMKDADKFPLAVVSEKSVKVNLASNEALFTGYDDLLQKFMTLKDSGHIELTSSQKKFNLNYLGLKREKIIPSYFTNGGFPTVIVDDQVFKTLKQNLDSSIQKDSTVYNGINIIDEKQIEKANNIYIDHQFDKNYPNASRLEIVKSQKANMGLIMFIVGFLGLTFLMTSGCILYFKQMDESVDEKPNYTILRKLGFSRRDLLRGIRSKQLFNFGIPLVVGLVHSYFAVQSGWFLFGTEVWTPMIIVMVLYAVLYSVFGLLSVLYYKKVIKEAL, from the coding sequence ATGAGCATTAATCATTTGATATTCCGAAATTTAAAAAAGAATTTAAAAAACTATTATCTATATGTTTTTGCATTAATTTTTAGTGCTGCATTATACTTCTCATTTGTTACATTGCAGTATGACCCATCAATGGAAGCGACAAAGGGTTCAATCAAAGGAGCAGCAGCAATTCGCTCAGCGTCGATTTTACTTGTCGCAATCGTTTCGATTTTCCTTTTATATGCCAATATGATTTTTATAAAAAGAAGAAGTAAAGAAATTGGTTTGTTTCAATTAATTGGAATGACTAAAAACAGGATTTTCGGTATTTTAACTGTTGAAAATTGTATGCTATATTTTAGTTCATTGGTTCTAGGGATTTTAGTAGGTTTTTCAATTTCAAGGCTGATCATTATGATTTTATATAAAATTGTCGGAGTTAAAGCGATTGCAACTTTACATTTTTCTTCACAAGCATTAGTGCAAACATTAATTGTCTTTATCGTAATTTACGCTTTTATTATGTTAATGAATTATGTTTTTATTAAAAGACAAACTATTTTATCTTTGTTCCGAGTAGTCTCATCGACTGAAGGAAAGCTTAAAAAAATGTCTATTTTCGAGATTTCTATTGGAATTTTAGGTATTTTATTAATAATCTCAGGTTATTTTCTATCATCAAAATTATTTGATGGTGATTTTACTACTATGACTGAACTATTTTCGGTAATGATCTATATTTTAGCGTCAGTCATTATCGGAACTTATTTAGTGTATAAAAGTTCTGTTCGTTTTATTTTAAATATCGTTCGTAAAAAGAAAAATGGCTATTTAAATATTAATGATGTCCTATCTTTATCTTCAATTATGTTTAGAATGAAGTCTAATGCCTTGCTACTTACAATTATTACAACTGTTTCAGCGCTAGCGATTGGCTTATTATCTTTAAGCTATATATCTTATTATTCTGCAGAAAAAACTGCAGAGAGCCATGTCCCTGCTAACTTTTTCTTAAATAACAAGAAGGATTTACAAAGTTTCACAACTGGGCTAAATGAAAATGGTATTAAATATACAGAAAAACATACAGAGGTTATTCAAGTTAATGCAAATATCAAGAATATACTAGATACAGAGTTAAAAGGCATGATGAAGGATGCTGACAAATTCCCACTAGCGGTCGTAAGCGAAAAGTCAGTTAAAGTAAACCTTGCTTCAAATGAAGCCTTATTTACTGGATATGATGATCTGCTTCAAAAATTTATGACATTAAAGGATTCAGGGCATATTGAATTAACTAGCAGCCAGAAAAAATTCAACCTGAACTATTTAGGATTAAAACGTGAAAAGATTATACCTTCCTACTTTACAAATGGAGGATTTCCTACTGTTATTGTAGACGATCAAGTATTTAAAACATTAAAACAGAATCTGGATTCATCAATTCAAAAAGATTCAACTGTCTACAATGGGATTAATATAATTGATGAAAAACAAATTGAAAAAGCAAATAATATCTATATCGACCATCAATTTGATAAGAATTATCCTAATGCTTCTCGACTTGAAATCGTTAAAAGTCAGAAAGCAAATATGGGCCTTATTATGTTCATCGTTGGATTTTTAGGACTAACGTTCTTAATGACATCTGGATGCATTTTATACTTTAAACAAATGGATGAAAGTGTTGACGAAAAACCAAACTATACTATTTTACGTAAACTAGGTTTCTCCCGTAGAGACTTATTAAGAGGTATTCGTTCTAAGCAATTGTTTAATTTCGGTATCCCATTAGTAGTCGGACTAGTTCATAGTTATTTTGCTGTCCAATCTGGATGGTTCTTATTCGGTACTGAAGTCTGGACACCAATGATTATCGTCATGGTTTTATATGCTGTTTTATACTCGGTATTTGGACTTTTATCCGTTCTTTATTATAAAAAGGTAATTAAAGAAGCTCTTTAG
- a CDS encoding YdeI/OmpD-associated family protein produces the protein MTKTIVEKLNLKKYKKATVLNQPSDANYFADLPHFDTDLQNHPYDLIFAFVLDMDSLKELITKIIQNHYLDKNGYFFIAYPKKGNKVYPTYIHRDDLFEGLGADESGYIGSSTMKFARMVGLDDVFTVVGLKDESKTKAANSSKASQCVDDYIDMIPNVEKDLEDSPELLTIYQSLTPGYRKDWARHVYSAKQEVTKAKRREEMKMVLGAGYKTLDLYRKDKK, from the coding sequence ATGACTAAAACCATTGTTGAAAAGCTAAACTTAAAAAAATATAAAAAAGCTACTGTTTTAAATCAACCAAGTGATGCAAATTATTTTGCAGATCTACCACATTTTGATACGGATCTACAAAACCATCCTTACGACCTGATATTTGCTTTTGTACTTGATATGGATTCGCTAAAAGAGCTAATCACAAAGATTATCCAGAATCATTATTTAGATAAAAATGGCTATTTTTTTATTGCCTATCCTAAAAAAGGAAACAAAGTATATCCGACTTATATTCATCGTGATGATTTATTTGAAGGATTAGGTGCGGATGAGAGCGGCTATATTGGTTCAAGTACAATGAAATTTGCTCGAATGGTTGGATTAGATGACGTCTTTACAGTTGTTGGATTAAAAGACGAATCAAAAACAAAAGCTGCGAATTCATCGAAAGCGAGTCAATGTGTAGATGATTATATCGATATGATTCCAAATGTTGAAAAGGATTTAGAAGATTCTCCTGAATTACTTACGATCTATCAATCTCTAACTCCTGGGTATCGTAAAGATTGGGCACGACACGTCTATAGCGCTAAGCAAGAAGTAACGAAAGCTAAAAGACGTGAAGAAATGAAAATGGTCTTAGGTGCTGGATACAAAACGCTGGATTTATATCGTAAAGATAAAAAATAG
- a CDS encoding YbdD/YjiX family protein, whose translation MHYKVKEFKKYYKQFISLLVGVPSYEKYVEHMKTHHPDQPIQSRKEFFIEAQESRFNAKGGKVTRCC comes from the coding sequence ATGCACTATAAAGTGAAGGAGTTCAAAAAATATTATAAACAGTTTATTAGTTTATTAGTAGGTGTACCAAGCTATGAAAAATACGTTGAACATATGAAAACACACCATCCTGATCAACCAATTCAATCTAGAAAAGAGTTCTTTATCGAAGCGCAAGAGTCACGCTTTAATGCTAAAGGTGGTAAAGTTACTCGTTGTTGTTGA
- a CDS encoding carbon starvation CstA family protein translates to MKSLKSIVVWGLISILGAFCFSVLALKRGETINAIWLLTAAVCTYAVAYRFYSKFIAEKVFKLDEDRKTPAEINNDGKDFVPTNKWVLFGHHFAAIAGAGPLVGPILAAQMGYLPGTIWIIVGVVFAGAVQDFVILAASTRRNGKSLGEMIKEEIGPITGVIALIGILGIMVILLAVLALVVVKALAGSPWGMFTIAATIPIAIFMGIYMRYIRPGRVGEGSFIGVILLLLSLFAGQYVAESPTLAAMFTFKGETIALMLIGYGFIASVLPVWLLLAPRDYLSTFLKVGTILALAIGIIIVAPDLQMPAVTKFINGTGPVFAGNLFPFLFITIACGSVSGFHSLVASGTTPKMIERETHARVIGYGAMLTESFVAVMAMIAACLLTPGAYFAINSPPAIIGTDVNQVAQVVSSWGFTIAPNDLTTLAKDVGEQTILSRTGGAPTLAIGMAALFSKVIGGKALMAFWYHFAILFEALFILTTIDAGTRIGRYMTQDILGNVYKPFGKTDSLPANLIATAICVFGWGYFLYQGVIDPLGGINTLWPLFGIANQMLAAIALLLGTTILLKMGKKAYAWITLVPTIWILIVTMTAGWQKLFHALPKIGFLAHAKVFKDGLDAGKILAPAASKAQMNQIILNDYIDATICGLFMVIVLLVLIASIRNWINILSNKPIKLHETPYIKREESEPKNYAL, encoded by the coding sequence GTGAAATCTTTAAAATCAATAGTAGTTTGGGGATTAATTTCAATACTTGGAGCTTTCTGTTTTTCTGTATTAGCTTTAAAAAGAGGGGAAACAATAAATGCAATTTGGCTCCTCACAGCGGCAGTTTGTACGTATGCAGTGGCTTATCGATTTTATAGTAAGTTTATTGCAGAAAAAGTATTTAAACTGGACGAAGATCGTAAAACACCTGCTGAAATTAATAACGATGGGAAAGACTTTGTACCAACGAATAAGTGGGTACTATTTGGTCATCACTTTGCAGCAATCGCAGGGGCTGGCCCACTGGTTGGCCCAATTTTAGCTGCGCAAATGGGTTATTTACCCGGAACGATTTGGATTATAGTAGGAGTTGTATTTGCAGGGGCAGTACAGGATTTTGTCATATTAGCTGCTTCGACACGTAGAAATGGTAAATCGCTAGGAGAAATGATTAAAGAAGAGATAGGTCCTATAACAGGGGTCATTGCGTTAATTGGTATATTAGGCATTATGGTTATTTTATTAGCTGTATTAGCACTTGTTGTAGTTAAAGCACTTGCAGGAAGTCCGTGGGGAATGTTTACGATTGCAGCAACTATTCCAATCGCGATTTTCATGGGTATTTATATGCGATACATACGTCCAGGTCGAGTAGGAGAAGGATCTTTTATTGGTGTAATTTTATTACTACTTTCTTTATTTGCAGGACAATATGTAGCAGAAAGCCCAACATTAGCGGCAATGTTTACGTTTAAGGGAGAAACAATTGCTCTTATGTTAATTGGTTATGGGTTTATTGCATCAGTACTTCCAGTTTGGCTATTATTAGCTCCACGTGATTATTTAAGCACATTTTTAAAGGTTGGTACGATTTTAGCTTTAGCAATTGGCATTATTATTGTCGCACCGGATTTACAAATGCCGGCCGTTACAAAGTTTATTAACGGAACAGGACCAGTATTTGCCGGAAATCTATTTCCATTTTTATTTATAACAATCGCTTGTGGATCTGTTTCTGGGTTCCATTCATTAGTTGCTTCGGGCACTACCCCTAAAATGATTGAGCGTGAAACGCATGCACGTGTAATTGGTTATGGTGCTATGTTAACGGAGTCTTTTGTAGCTGTTATGGCTATGATTGCCGCTTGTTTATTAACTCCAGGAGCATATTTTGCTATAAATAGCCCACCTGCCATAATTGGAACTGACGTAAACCAAGTGGCTCAAGTAGTTTCTAGCTGGGGCTTTACAATAGCTCCAAATGATTTGACTACGCTAGCCAAAGATGTAGGGGAACAAACAATTCTTTCTCGTACTGGTGGGGCACCAACTTTAGCAATCGGCATGGCGGCACTTTTCTCTAAAGTAATTGGTGGTAAGGCATTGATGGCTTTTTGGTATCATTTTGCTATTCTATTTGAGGCGTTATTTATATTAACTACAATTGATGCTGGAACTAGGATTGGACGTTATATGACGCAGGATATTTTAGGTAATGTGTATAAGCCATTTGGAAAGACAGATTCACTTCCTGCAAATTTAATTGCGACTGCTATTTGCGTTTTCGGCTGGGGCTATTTCCTTTATCAAGGAGTTATTGATCCACTTGGAGGGATTAATACTTTATGGCCATTATTTGGTATCGCAAATCAAATGCTTGCAGCTATTGCATTATTGCTAGGCACAACTATCCTGCTTAAAATGGGGAAAAAGGCATATGCATGGATTACATTAGTGCCAACAATCTGGATATTAATCGTCACAATGACTGCCGGTTGGCAAAAACTATTTCATGCGTTACCAAAAATAGGGTTTTTAGCGCATGCTAAAGTTTTTAAAGATGGTTTAGATGCTGGCAAAATCCTCGCACCAGCAGCTAGTAAAGCACAAATGAACCAAATTATTTTAAATGACTATATTGACGCAACAATTTGTGGATTGTTTATGGTGATTGTGCTTTTAGTTCTAATTGCTTCGATTCGAAATTGGATAAATATATTGTCTAATAAACCGATAAAATTACATGAAACTCCGTACATTAAACGCGAAGAAAGTGAACCGAAAAATTATGCACTATAA